A stretch of Oncorhynchus mykiss isolate Arlee chromosome 12, USDA_OmykA_1.1, whole genome shotgun sequence DNA encodes these proteins:
- the LOC110537742 gene encoding janus kinase and microtubule-interacting protein 2 isoform X2 — MAKKGRTKGEKPEALISALQAANEDLRSKLTDIQIELHQEKCKVSKLEREKVQECKRIREQEQHRHTATLTEQRAKWHEEKQKELQALRENLVRQHEQEQARVAKIKDQENQRLKAALSAMRDGSGEKVRTALTLEAKEEARRFFDVERVKLLQEISELKQNKKQTDEALSTMIQADKMKAGDLRSEHQMHQEQISKIKWDSEKDIRRLVDEIKSKERTIFSLEKELENAIGLQQKMQMQKDALDDQLFLVKEAECNLGSPKREIPGRAGDGAEHCGSPDMRRNQRRMADLNSTIRKLEDRNSLLVDERNELLKRVRESEKQCKPMLEKNKMLNKRNDDLSQTLQRMEEKLKGLAKENLEMKEKISSHPPLKKSNCKSLNDLDQAHDDQEIEFLKLQVLEQQSIIDELTRDREKLLRKKRHKRSNRQIKRHIVVDTFFGYDEESMDSETSSVASFRMDRTPATPDEDLDEGLANEESELRFRQLTREYQALQRAYALLQEHQGGLLDAEMEAKAQEQLHADVLRYKAKIEDLEKELAHKGQDSKWVEEKQLFFRRNQELLDKVEKLDGKCSRQQQELQDSEDQNELLEFRILELEERERKSPPFNHLRMHPFSEGVSALQIYCMKEGVKDVCIPDLIKLLDILGDNGNLRNEEQVAIIQASTVLSLAEKWIQQIEGTEAALHQKMMDLELEMEMFCKQKGYLEEELDYRKSALDQAYVQIQELEATLYNALQQDKVIGYGEPLSDMQKDELRTSVEKLRRQMLRKSREFDCQVLAERMELLHQAHQRIRDLEDKTDIQRRQIKDLEEKPGDCVCDRSGFHFLVKRVIFLDRVVIMSGNGHGWEFTPL; from the exons ATGGCGAAGAAGGGCCGTACCAAGGGCGAGAAGCCCGAAGCGCTCATCTCTGCCCTACAGGCGGCTAACGAAGATCTCAGGTCCAAACTGACTGACATTCAAATAGAACTGCATCAAGAGAAATGCAAG GTGAGTAAGTTGGAGCGTGAGAAGGTGCAAGAGTGCAAGCGGATCCGGGAGCAGGAGCAGCACCGGCACACGGCCACGCTGACAGAGCAGCGAGCCAAATGGCACGAGGAGAAGCAAAAAGAGCTCCAGGCACTCAGGGAGAACCTGGTCCGCCAGCACGAGCAGGAGCAGGCCCGGGTGGCCAAGATCAAGGACCAGGAGAACCAGCGGCTCAAGGCGGCGCTGAGCGCAATGCGGGACGGCAGCGGAGAGAAGGTGCGCACGGCGCTGACCCTAGAGGCCAAGGAGGAGGCACGACGCTTTTTCGACGTGGAGAGGGTCAAGCTGCTGCAAGAGATCTCGGAGCTGAAGCAGAACAAAAAGCAGACGGACGAGGCGCTCAGCACCATGATTCAGGCGGATAAGATGAAGGCCGGGGATCTGCGCTCCGAGCATCAGATGCATCAGGAACAGATCTCCAAGATCAAGTGGGACAGCGAGAAGGACATCCGCAGACTG GTGGATGAGATCAAATCCAAAGAGCGCACCATCTTCTCTCTGGAGAAGGAGCTGGAGAATGCCATTGGCTTGCAGCAGAAGATGCAGATGCAAAAGGATGCCCTGGATGACCAGCTGTTCCTGGTCAAGGAGGCAGAGTGTAACCTGGGCAGCCCCAAGAGAGAGATCCCCGGGCGGGCTGGGGACGGGGCGGAGCACTGTGGCAGCCCG GACATGCGCAGGAACCAGAGACGCATGGCTGACCTCAACTCCACCATCCGCAAGCTGGAGGACCGCAACTCACTGCTAGTGGATGAGAGGAATGAACTG ctaaagCGTGTGCGGGAGTCGGAGAAGCAGTGCAAGCCCATGCTGGAAAAGAACAAGATGCTGAACAAGAGGAACGATGACCTCAGCCAGACCCTGCAGCGCATGGAAGAGAAACTCAAAGGCCTGGCCAAAGAGAACCTGGAGATG AAGGAGAAGATCAGCTCCCACCCGCCGCTGAAGAAATCCAACTGTAAGTCTCTGAATGACCTGGACCAGGCACACGACGACCAGGAGATTGAGTTCCTTAAGCTGCAGGTACTAGAGCAGCAGAGCATCATCGACGAGCTGACAAGA GACAGGGAAAAGCTCCTGCGGAAGAAGAGGCATAAACGAAGCAACAGGCAAATAAAG AGGCACATTGTAGTGGACACCTTCTTCGGATACGATGAGGAATCCATGGACTCGGAGACGTCCTCCGTGGCTTCATTTCGCATGGACCGCACCCCAGCTACTCCCGATGAAGACCTGGATGAG GGACTGGCTAACGAGGAGTCGGAGCTGCGCTTCAGGCAGCTGACCAGAGAATACCAGGCCTTACAGAGGGCATACGCCCTGCTACAGGAACATCAAGGGGGCCTTCTAGACGCTGAGATGGAAGCTAAG GCTCAGGAGCAGCTCCATGCAGACGTTCTCAGGTACAAGGCCAAGATAGAAGACCTGGAGAAGGAGCTTGCCCACAAAGGACAG GACTCCAAGTGGGTAGAGGAGAAACAGCTGTTCTTCAGAAGGAATCAGGAGCTGCTGGATAAG GTGGAGAAGTTGGATGGAAAATGTAGTCGACAGCAACAGGAGCTGCAAGACTCCGAGGACCAGAATGAACTCCTGGAATTCAGAATACTGGAACTAGAG GAGCGTGAGCGGAAATCCCCTCCGTTTAATCATCTCCGCATGCATCCGTTTTCCGAGGGTGTCAGCGCCCTGCAGATCTACTGCATGAAGGAAGGAGTGAAG GATGTCTGTATACCTGACCTGATCAAGCTGCTAGACATTCTTGGTGATAACGGG aacTTGCGAAATGAGGAGCAAGTGGCCATTATTCAAGCTAGCACTGTCCTCTCTCTTGCTGAAAAG TGGATACAACAGATCGAGGGCACAGAGGCAGCGCTGCACCAGAAGATGATGGATCTGGAGCTAGAGATG GAAATGTTCTGCAAGCAGAAAGGCTATTTGGAGGAGGAGCTGGATTACAGGAAGTCAGCCCTGGATCAGGCCTACGTG CAAATCCAGGAGCTGGAGGCTACTCTGTACAACGCACTGCAGCAGGATAAGGTGATCGGATACGGCGAGCCTCTCAGTGACATGCAGAAGGATGAGCTTCGTACGTCCGTGGAGAAGTTACGCAGGCAGATGCTGAGGAAGAGCCGAGAGTTCGACTGTCAGGTCTTGGCTGAGAGGATGGAGCTGCTCCACCAGGCCCATCAG
- the LOC110537742 gene encoding janus kinase and microtubule-interacting protein 2 isoform X1: MAKKGRTKGEKPEALISALQAANEDLRSKLTDIQIELHQEKCKVSKLEREKVQECKRIREQEQHRHTATLTEQRAKWHEEKQKELQALRENLVRQHEQEQARVAKIKDQENQRLKAALSAMRDGSGEKVRTALTLEAKEEARRFFDVERVKLLQEISELKQNKKQTDEALSTMIQADKMKAGDLRSEHQMHQEQISKIKWDSEKDIRRLVDEIKSKERTIFSLEKELENAIGLQQKMQMQKDALDDQLFLVKEAECNLGSPKREIPGRAGDGAEHCGSPVRHRKAEGNLEMDMRRNQRRMADLNSTIRKLEDRNSLLVDERNELLKRVRESEKQCKPMLEKNKMLNKRNDDLSQTLQRMEEKLKGLAKENLEMKEKISSHPPLKKSNCKSLNDLDQAHDDQEIEFLKLQVLEQQSIIDELTRDREKLLRKKRHKRSNRQIKRHIVVDTFFGYDEESMDSETSSVASFRMDRTPATPDEDLDEGLANEESELRFRQLTREYQALQRAYALLQEHQGGLLDAEMEAKAQEQLHADVLRYKAKIEDLEKELAHKGQDSKWVEEKQLFFRRNQELLDKVEKLDGKCSRQQQELQDSEDQNELLEFRILELEERERKSPPFNHLRMHPFSEGVSALQIYCMKEGVKDVCIPDLIKLLDILGDNGNLRNEEQVAIIQASTVLSLAEKWIQQIEGTEAALHQKMMDLELEMEMFCKQKGYLEEELDYRKSALDQAYVQIQELEATLYNALQQDKVIGYGEPLSDMQKDELRTSVEKLRRQMLRKSREFDCQVLAERMELLHQAHQRIRDLEDKTDIQRRQIKDLEEKPGDCVCDRSGFHFLVKRVIFLDRVVIMSGNGHGWEFTPL, encoded by the exons ATGGCGAAGAAGGGCCGTACCAAGGGCGAGAAGCCCGAAGCGCTCATCTCTGCCCTACAGGCGGCTAACGAAGATCTCAGGTCCAAACTGACTGACATTCAAATAGAACTGCATCAAGAGAAATGCAAG GTGAGTAAGTTGGAGCGTGAGAAGGTGCAAGAGTGCAAGCGGATCCGGGAGCAGGAGCAGCACCGGCACACGGCCACGCTGACAGAGCAGCGAGCCAAATGGCACGAGGAGAAGCAAAAAGAGCTCCAGGCACTCAGGGAGAACCTGGTCCGCCAGCACGAGCAGGAGCAGGCCCGGGTGGCCAAGATCAAGGACCAGGAGAACCAGCGGCTCAAGGCGGCGCTGAGCGCAATGCGGGACGGCAGCGGAGAGAAGGTGCGCACGGCGCTGACCCTAGAGGCCAAGGAGGAGGCACGACGCTTTTTCGACGTGGAGAGGGTCAAGCTGCTGCAAGAGATCTCGGAGCTGAAGCAGAACAAAAAGCAGACGGACGAGGCGCTCAGCACCATGATTCAGGCGGATAAGATGAAGGCCGGGGATCTGCGCTCCGAGCATCAGATGCATCAGGAACAGATCTCCAAGATCAAGTGGGACAGCGAGAAGGACATCCGCAGACTG GTGGATGAGATCAAATCCAAAGAGCGCACCATCTTCTCTCTGGAGAAGGAGCTGGAGAATGCCATTGGCTTGCAGCAGAAGATGCAGATGCAAAAGGATGCCCTGGATGACCAGCTGTTCCTGGTCAAGGAGGCAGAGTGTAACCTGGGCAGCCCCAAGAGAGAGATCCCCGGGCGGGCTGGGGACGGGGCGGAGCACTGTGGCAGCCCGGTACGACATAGAAAGGCAGAGGGGAACTTGGAAATG GACATGCGCAGGAACCAGAGACGCATGGCTGACCTCAACTCCACCATCCGCAAGCTGGAGGACCGCAACTCACTGCTAGTGGATGAGAGGAATGAACTG ctaaagCGTGTGCGGGAGTCGGAGAAGCAGTGCAAGCCCATGCTGGAAAAGAACAAGATGCTGAACAAGAGGAACGATGACCTCAGCCAGACCCTGCAGCGCATGGAAGAGAAACTCAAAGGCCTGGCCAAAGAGAACCTGGAGATG AAGGAGAAGATCAGCTCCCACCCGCCGCTGAAGAAATCCAACTGTAAGTCTCTGAATGACCTGGACCAGGCACACGACGACCAGGAGATTGAGTTCCTTAAGCTGCAGGTACTAGAGCAGCAGAGCATCATCGACGAGCTGACAAGA GACAGGGAAAAGCTCCTGCGGAAGAAGAGGCATAAACGAAGCAACAGGCAAATAAAG AGGCACATTGTAGTGGACACCTTCTTCGGATACGATGAGGAATCCATGGACTCGGAGACGTCCTCCGTGGCTTCATTTCGCATGGACCGCACCCCAGCTACTCCCGATGAAGACCTGGATGAG GGACTGGCTAACGAGGAGTCGGAGCTGCGCTTCAGGCAGCTGACCAGAGAATACCAGGCCTTACAGAGGGCATACGCCCTGCTACAGGAACATCAAGGGGGCCTTCTAGACGCTGAGATGGAAGCTAAG GCTCAGGAGCAGCTCCATGCAGACGTTCTCAGGTACAAGGCCAAGATAGAAGACCTGGAGAAGGAGCTTGCCCACAAAGGACAG GACTCCAAGTGGGTAGAGGAGAAACAGCTGTTCTTCAGAAGGAATCAGGAGCTGCTGGATAAG GTGGAGAAGTTGGATGGAAAATGTAGTCGACAGCAACAGGAGCTGCAAGACTCCGAGGACCAGAATGAACTCCTGGAATTCAGAATACTGGAACTAGAG GAGCGTGAGCGGAAATCCCCTCCGTTTAATCATCTCCGCATGCATCCGTTTTCCGAGGGTGTCAGCGCCCTGCAGATCTACTGCATGAAGGAAGGAGTGAAG GATGTCTGTATACCTGACCTGATCAAGCTGCTAGACATTCTTGGTGATAACGGG aacTTGCGAAATGAGGAGCAAGTGGCCATTATTCAAGCTAGCACTGTCCTCTCTCTTGCTGAAAAG TGGATACAACAGATCGAGGGCACAGAGGCAGCGCTGCACCAGAAGATGATGGATCTGGAGCTAGAGATG GAAATGTTCTGCAAGCAGAAAGGCTATTTGGAGGAGGAGCTGGATTACAGGAAGTCAGCCCTGGATCAGGCCTACGTG CAAATCCAGGAGCTGGAGGCTACTCTGTACAACGCACTGCAGCAGGATAAGGTGATCGGATACGGCGAGCCTCTCAGTGACATGCAGAAGGATGAGCTTCGTACGTCCGTGGAGAAGTTACGCAGGCAGATGCTGAGGAAGAGCCGAGAGTTCGACTGTCAGGTCTTGGCTGAGAGGATGGAGCTGCTCCACCAGGCCCATCAG
- the LOC110537742 gene encoding janus kinase and microtubule-interacting protein 2 isoform X4, producing the protein MAKKGRTKGEKPEALISALQAANEDLRSKLTDIQIELHQEKCKVSKLEREKVQECKRIREQEQHRHTATLTEQRAKWHEEKQKELQALRENLVRQHEQEQARVAKIKDQENQRLKAALSAMRDGSGEKVRTALTLEAKEEARRFFDVERVKLLQEISELKQNKKQTDEALSTMIQADKMKAGDLRSEHQMHQEQISKIKWDSEKDIRRLVDEIKSKERTIFSLEKELENAIGLQQKMQMQKDALDDQLFLVKEAECNLGSPKREIPGRAGDGAEHCGSPDMRRNQRRMADLNSTIRKLEDRNSLLVDERNELLKRVRESEKQCKPMLEKNKMLNKRNDDLSQTLQRMEEKLKGLAKENLEMKEKISSHPPLKKSNCKSLNDLDQAHDDQEIEFLKLQVLEQQSIIDELTRDREKLLRKKRHKRSNRQIKRHIVVDTFFGYDEESMDSETSSVASFRMDRTPATPDEDLDEGLANEESELRFRQLTREYQALQRAYALLQEHQGGLLDAEMEAKAQEQLHADVLRYKAKIEDLEKELAHKGQDSKWVEEKQLFFRRNQELLDKVEKLDGKCSRQQQELQDSEDQNELLEFRILELEERERKSPPFNHLRMHPFSEGVSALQIYCMKEGVKDVCIPDLIKLLDILGDNGNLRNEEQVAIIQASTVLSLAEKWIQQIEGTEAALHQKMMDLELEMEMFCKQKGYLEEELDYRKSALDQAYVQIQELEATLYNALQQDKVIGYGEPLSDMQKDELRTSVEKLRRQMLRKSREFDCQVLAERMELLHQAHQRIRDLEDKTDIQRRQIKDLEEKFLFLFLFFSLAFIIWP; encoded by the exons ATGGCGAAGAAGGGCCGTACCAAGGGCGAGAAGCCCGAAGCGCTCATCTCTGCCCTACAGGCGGCTAACGAAGATCTCAGGTCCAAACTGACTGACATTCAAATAGAACTGCATCAAGAGAAATGCAAG GTGAGTAAGTTGGAGCGTGAGAAGGTGCAAGAGTGCAAGCGGATCCGGGAGCAGGAGCAGCACCGGCACACGGCCACGCTGACAGAGCAGCGAGCCAAATGGCACGAGGAGAAGCAAAAAGAGCTCCAGGCACTCAGGGAGAACCTGGTCCGCCAGCACGAGCAGGAGCAGGCCCGGGTGGCCAAGATCAAGGACCAGGAGAACCAGCGGCTCAAGGCGGCGCTGAGCGCAATGCGGGACGGCAGCGGAGAGAAGGTGCGCACGGCGCTGACCCTAGAGGCCAAGGAGGAGGCACGACGCTTTTTCGACGTGGAGAGGGTCAAGCTGCTGCAAGAGATCTCGGAGCTGAAGCAGAACAAAAAGCAGACGGACGAGGCGCTCAGCACCATGATTCAGGCGGATAAGATGAAGGCCGGGGATCTGCGCTCCGAGCATCAGATGCATCAGGAACAGATCTCCAAGATCAAGTGGGACAGCGAGAAGGACATCCGCAGACTG GTGGATGAGATCAAATCCAAAGAGCGCACCATCTTCTCTCTGGAGAAGGAGCTGGAGAATGCCATTGGCTTGCAGCAGAAGATGCAGATGCAAAAGGATGCCCTGGATGACCAGCTGTTCCTGGTCAAGGAGGCAGAGTGTAACCTGGGCAGCCCCAAGAGAGAGATCCCCGGGCGGGCTGGGGACGGGGCGGAGCACTGTGGCAGCCCG GACATGCGCAGGAACCAGAGACGCATGGCTGACCTCAACTCCACCATCCGCAAGCTGGAGGACCGCAACTCACTGCTAGTGGATGAGAGGAATGAACTG ctaaagCGTGTGCGGGAGTCGGAGAAGCAGTGCAAGCCCATGCTGGAAAAGAACAAGATGCTGAACAAGAGGAACGATGACCTCAGCCAGACCCTGCAGCGCATGGAAGAGAAACTCAAAGGCCTGGCCAAAGAGAACCTGGAGATG AAGGAGAAGATCAGCTCCCACCCGCCGCTGAAGAAATCCAACTGTAAGTCTCTGAATGACCTGGACCAGGCACACGACGACCAGGAGATTGAGTTCCTTAAGCTGCAGGTACTAGAGCAGCAGAGCATCATCGACGAGCTGACAAGA GACAGGGAAAAGCTCCTGCGGAAGAAGAGGCATAAACGAAGCAACAGGCAAATAAAG AGGCACATTGTAGTGGACACCTTCTTCGGATACGATGAGGAATCCATGGACTCGGAGACGTCCTCCGTGGCTTCATTTCGCATGGACCGCACCCCAGCTACTCCCGATGAAGACCTGGATGAG GGACTGGCTAACGAGGAGTCGGAGCTGCGCTTCAGGCAGCTGACCAGAGAATACCAGGCCTTACAGAGGGCATACGCCCTGCTACAGGAACATCAAGGGGGCCTTCTAGACGCTGAGATGGAAGCTAAG GCTCAGGAGCAGCTCCATGCAGACGTTCTCAGGTACAAGGCCAAGATAGAAGACCTGGAGAAGGAGCTTGCCCACAAAGGACAG GACTCCAAGTGGGTAGAGGAGAAACAGCTGTTCTTCAGAAGGAATCAGGAGCTGCTGGATAAG GTGGAGAAGTTGGATGGAAAATGTAGTCGACAGCAACAGGAGCTGCAAGACTCCGAGGACCAGAATGAACTCCTGGAATTCAGAATACTGGAACTAGAG GAGCGTGAGCGGAAATCCCCTCCGTTTAATCATCTCCGCATGCATCCGTTTTCCGAGGGTGTCAGCGCCCTGCAGATCTACTGCATGAAGGAAGGAGTGAAG GATGTCTGTATACCTGACCTGATCAAGCTGCTAGACATTCTTGGTGATAACGGG aacTTGCGAAATGAGGAGCAAGTGGCCATTATTCAAGCTAGCACTGTCCTCTCTCTTGCTGAAAAG TGGATACAACAGATCGAGGGCACAGAGGCAGCGCTGCACCAGAAGATGATGGATCTGGAGCTAGAGATG GAAATGTTCTGCAAGCAGAAAGGCTATTTGGAGGAGGAGCTGGATTACAGGAAGTCAGCCCTGGATCAGGCCTACGTG CAAATCCAGGAGCTGGAGGCTACTCTGTACAACGCACTGCAGCAGGATAAGGTGATCGGATACGGCGAGCCTCTCAGTGACATGCAGAAGGATGAGCTTCGTACGTCCGTGGAGAAGTTACGCAGGCAGATGCTGAGGAAGAGCCGAGAGTTCGACTGTCAGGTCTTGGCTGAGAGGATGGAGCTGCTCCACCAGGCCCATCAG
- the LOC110537742 gene encoding janus kinase and microtubule-interacting protein 2 isoform X3, with the protein MAKKGRTKGEKPEALISALQAANEDLRSKLTDIQIELHQEKCKVSKLEREKVQECKRIREQEQHRHTATLTEQRAKWHEEKQKELQALRENLVRQHEQEQARVAKIKDQENQRLKAALSAMRDGSGEKVRTALTLEAKEEARRFFDVERVKLLQEISELKQNKKQTDEALSTMIQADKMKAGDLRSEHQMHQEQISKIKWDSEKDIRRLVDEIKSKERTIFSLEKELENAIGLQQKMQMQKDALDDQLFLVKEAECNLGSPKREIPGRAGDGAEHCGSPVRHRKAEGNLEMDMRRNQRRMADLNSTIRKLEDRNSLLVDERNELLKRVRESEKQCKPMLEKNKMLNKRNDDLSQTLQRMEEKLKGLAKENLEMKEKISSHPPLKKSNCKSLNDLDQAHDDQEIEFLKLQVLEQQSIIDELTRDREKLLRKKRHKRSNRQIKRHIVVDTFFGYDEESMDSETSSVASFRMDRTPATPDEDLDEGLANEESELRFRQLTREYQALQRAYALLQEHQGGLLDAEMEAKAQEQLHADVLRYKAKIEDLEKELAHKGQDSKWVEEKQLFFRRNQELLDKVEKLDGKCSRQQQELQDSEDQNELLEFRILELEERERKSPPFNHLRMHPFSEGVSALQIYCMKEGVKDVCIPDLIKLLDILGDNGNLRNEEQVAIIQASTVLSLAEKWIQQIEGTEAALHQKMMDLELEMEMFCKQKGYLEEELDYRKSALDQAYVQIQELEATLYNALQQDKVIGYGEPLSDMQKDELRTSVEKLRRQMLRKSREFDCQVLAERMELLHQAHQRIRDLEDKTDIQRRQIKDLEEKFLFLFLFFSLAFIIWP; encoded by the exons ATGGCGAAGAAGGGCCGTACCAAGGGCGAGAAGCCCGAAGCGCTCATCTCTGCCCTACAGGCGGCTAACGAAGATCTCAGGTCCAAACTGACTGACATTCAAATAGAACTGCATCAAGAGAAATGCAAG GTGAGTAAGTTGGAGCGTGAGAAGGTGCAAGAGTGCAAGCGGATCCGGGAGCAGGAGCAGCACCGGCACACGGCCACGCTGACAGAGCAGCGAGCCAAATGGCACGAGGAGAAGCAAAAAGAGCTCCAGGCACTCAGGGAGAACCTGGTCCGCCAGCACGAGCAGGAGCAGGCCCGGGTGGCCAAGATCAAGGACCAGGAGAACCAGCGGCTCAAGGCGGCGCTGAGCGCAATGCGGGACGGCAGCGGAGAGAAGGTGCGCACGGCGCTGACCCTAGAGGCCAAGGAGGAGGCACGACGCTTTTTCGACGTGGAGAGGGTCAAGCTGCTGCAAGAGATCTCGGAGCTGAAGCAGAACAAAAAGCAGACGGACGAGGCGCTCAGCACCATGATTCAGGCGGATAAGATGAAGGCCGGGGATCTGCGCTCCGAGCATCAGATGCATCAGGAACAGATCTCCAAGATCAAGTGGGACAGCGAGAAGGACATCCGCAGACTG GTGGATGAGATCAAATCCAAAGAGCGCACCATCTTCTCTCTGGAGAAGGAGCTGGAGAATGCCATTGGCTTGCAGCAGAAGATGCAGATGCAAAAGGATGCCCTGGATGACCAGCTGTTCCTGGTCAAGGAGGCAGAGTGTAACCTGGGCAGCCCCAAGAGAGAGATCCCCGGGCGGGCTGGGGACGGGGCGGAGCACTGTGGCAGCCCGGTACGACATAGAAAGGCAGAGGGGAACTTGGAAATG GACATGCGCAGGAACCAGAGACGCATGGCTGACCTCAACTCCACCATCCGCAAGCTGGAGGACCGCAACTCACTGCTAGTGGATGAGAGGAATGAACTG ctaaagCGTGTGCGGGAGTCGGAGAAGCAGTGCAAGCCCATGCTGGAAAAGAACAAGATGCTGAACAAGAGGAACGATGACCTCAGCCAGACCCTGCAGCGCATGGAAGAGAAACTCAAAGGCCTGGCCAAAGAGAACCTGGAGATG AAGGAGAAGATCAGCTCCCACCCGCCGCTGAAGAAATCCAACTGTAAGTCTCTGAATGACCTGGACCAGGCACACGACGACCAGGAGATTGAGTTCCTTAAGCTGCAGGTACTAGAGCAGCAGAGCATCATCGACGAGCTGACAAGA GACAGGGAAAAGCTCCTGCGGAAGAAGAGGCATAAACGAAGCAACAGGCAAATAAAG AGGCACATTGTAGTGGACACCTTCTTCGGATACGATGAGGAATCCATGGACTCGGAGACGTCCTCCGTGGCTTCATTTCGCATGGACCGCACCCCAGCTACTCCCGATGAAGACCTGGATGAG GGACTGGCTAACGAGGAGTCGGAGCTGCGCTTCAGGCAGCTGACCAGAGAATACCAGGCCTTACAGAGGGCATACGCCCTGCTACAGGAACATCAAGGGGGCCTTCTAGACGCTGAGATGGAAGCTAAG GCTCAGGAGCAGCTCCATGCAGACGTTCTCAGGTACAAGGCCAAGATAGAAGACCTGGAGAAGGAGCTTGCCCACAAAGGACAG GACTCCAAGTGGGTAGAGGAGAAACAGCTGTTCTTCAGAAGGAATCAGGAGCTGCTGGATAAG GTGGAGAAGTTGGATGGAAAATGTAGTCGACAGCAACAGGAGCTGCAAGACTCCGAGGACCAGAATGAACTCCTGGAATTCAGAATACTGGAACTAGAG GAGCGTGAGCGGAAATCCCCTCCGTTTAATCATCTCCGCATGCATCCGTTTTCCGAGGGTGTCAGCGCCCTGCAGATCTACTGCATGAAGGAAGGAGTGAAG GATGTCTGTATACCTGACCTGATCAAGCTGCTAGACATTCTTGGTGATAACGGG aacTTGCGAAATGAGGAGCAAGTGGCCATTATTCAAGCTAGCACTGTCCTCTCTCTTGCTGAAAAG TGGATACAACAGATCGAGGGCACAGAGGCAGCGCTGCACCAGAAGATGATGGATCTGGAGCTAGAGATG GAAATGTTCTGCAAGCAGAAAGGCTATTTGGAGGAGGAGCTGGATTACAGGAAGTCAGCCCTGGATCAGGCCTACGTG CAAATCCAGGAGCTGGAGGCTACTCTGTACAACGCACTGCAGCAGGATAAGGTGATCGGATACGGCGAGCCTCTCAGTGACATGCAGAAGGATGAGCTTCGTACGTCCGTGGAGAAGTTACGCAGGCAGATGCTGAGGAAGAGCCGAGAGTTCGACTGTCAGGTCTTGGCTGAGAGGATGGAGCTGCTCCACCAGGCCCATCAG